The stretch of DNA cattaatatattacatAATATTAAGGTTTTAGGGTATGTTTGACATAGAGTATagcatatatttaaaaaagtacCTCTTTCCTTCTATAATTTCTGTGGCTGATCTGTAGTTGATTTTCTGGCTATATTTACAGTATCCTATTAcagaaacaataacaataataaataagcCTCAGTTTCATTTGGAGTAGAACCCCATGGTTTTCGATTAGACAAATGTCAAGAAATGATTTTTGATACCTAAtcttcaattaatcaatcaatcaatctcaatcaatctttatttgtatagcgccaaatcacagtttatttcaaggcactttactcaacagtggcaagaaaaaactcccttttaacaggaagaaactcAGGCAGAACGAGACTCAgagtgggcagccatctgcctcgaccggttggggttgagaggagagaaaggaaggatagaggagagaagcacaatgaaaatcaacaatgaagctagaaggtccgggactggaatctgtcatccggacgtctgcaggcccagattacctgtgagaccagaaagcacagacaactccggggaagaagattaggttattgaatgcatttatagtacatgaatgttaatggatatagatggatggatagagagagagagagaggaggagagaggaactcagtgcatcatgggagtcccctggcagtctaagcctatagcagcataaaatAAGAGCTCTAAGGGCCCTAACTATAAACttgatcaaaaacaaacaatattgaAGCTTTTTCAGACTGGTAACTGCACAGTCATTTGAAAATGATCTTAATAGAGCATTTTCCACCGGTTTCTGTGAGAATGTTGATCAGCAAATCTGAGGCTGGAAACTGTGGTGTTTGTGGTTCATCTCTTCTGTCACACTTATCAAGAAGTGCTTGTGGGTTGAAGTAAACCAGTACCAAAGATGTTATATCATGTCTGCATTGCTTTTTCAGTGTTTACTCTTTAACCTGTATGCAAAATACTTCTTTAACCTGTATGCAAAATACTTCAACCATTTCTGGTTGTGAATAACGATAGTGATTTTCATTAGTCTGTGATATAACCCAttggtttgtgtatttgtgttttgaaGCCTTTGGTTTGGCAGTTTGACTGTTGCCAGCTTTTTGAGCCAAAAGTGACCATATTTAGATGAGAGAATGAAGCATAATGCTAGCTGAGATAGTGCTAATtctaaagtatttttttttctagagaaaaaaagcttaaaaccataaaaacaaatgtcCTTATTGTAAAACTGAACATCTGACTCCTTAGAGGGCCTTTTAGTACAGCCAAATACTGAATAAGACTTTTTAGGTGATCAAAGTGCtacaattaactttcatgaactgaaaacacccTGAAATAGTTAGCTAAGGCTATGGCTATACTCTGTAAGTCAAGGGTTAGGacatagttacattactttgctGTATTGAAGATGACTTGAAGCTAATGATTGAGCAAATACACCCTTTAGGAAATAAACTTAGGAAACTGTTTACTGAGCTAATAAATCAAGCAAGAACTAGGGTCAattggacttttttttgtaGCAAGTGGagttgctaaaaaaaaaaagattaaataaagattttgTTTGACAGTCTGCCACATACTGATAATACATATTCTTCACATTGCTGCATGATCAGATTCATCCACTATATTAAAAGAAATGGGGGGGCAAGTTGTGTCCAAGATTTTGGATAAAATGGAAGAACCTAAGAAGGCACATGCTACATTTATGGCAGCAAAACATGACTACTGCCATTAGTGGTCAGGTGGTCCTGTAGATCTGGATGGACCACAAACTGGACTTAATTCAAACCATTCCTGGAATAACGAAATATAAAGGAATGCTCAGCTAGCAGCAACCCTACACATAAATGAATACTGGTGCTACAGACCTACCTTGCATGGTCTTGTTGCTGCCACTGCCCTTAAAGCCACTTCCCATGGTGTCACTCAATTCATTACACAACACAGCTACTGTGAATGATATTACACATGTCAACATTACAGCTGAAGCAATTACTTACAGTTTCCCATAATGCAAggataaatatgaaatattcttTGCAAATATGCATCTGTTTGCAAATTTGTCTCTAGAACCAATCTAGGAATGACGTCACCATTTTGATTTTCTACAATCCACTTCTGATCCAACTAAAGTTTGATATGTTTAAGTAGTATCCACAAATATTGAGTGAGAAGAATGTACAAAAAGGCCCATATTGAACTAAACAGAGACACATCAATGAAGATGTTGAGGTTTTGGGGTCTCCACAGATGTGTATTTCTTCATATTCTGACATGCCTCAGGGCTGGATTATGCCAGCAAGGGGCCTTATAGTGCAAAAATGAGCAGCGGATCCACTCTCTGCCAAGTGTGTATTGTACAGAACGTATTTGTAACTTGATTGTgcataatgtttttaaataaaatgcacaatGTAACACTAGAAGTCACCTTTGATAAAACCAAAAGATTCCCATCTTTATACCGACACCCAAcagtttcattttacttttcaaaCTTAATAACCTGCATCATGGCAATCGGTTGTTGTTGAGACAACTGAATGTGGCctaaatacaaaaatgaaataagaagaaaagaagaaattgaTTAGAATAACAGATTATGGCGACCTAATTCAGGCTGTTGTACCATACGTACCATAAGGACACATGATAATGCAAAGATAATAATCGTGGAAACTTGCAAACTAGCATTGCTCAAAGGATGTGGTTATATAGAAATCAAGATGCTAATCATGTTACCACAAGTGACAACAGACAGCATTTCTGTATAAAAGTCCTCCTAAGACTACAGAAGTAATTCTTCCGCTGGCAAGATGCATGGTCTGcacacatttctgctttttcatgCTCTGACATGTCTTGGTAAGTTTACCAAATTGCATTACCATTCTCCAGCCTTTATAATTGCTTTAACCTAATTTCGATTTTCTGTTAATCTTGTCAGCACATGGGAGCGAAATCATAGATGGGGAAAAGGCGAAgaagtatatgtatatgtatatggcCTCAGTCCAGAACAATGCAGGACATGTATGTGGAGGGTTCCTCATCAGTGAAGAGTTTGTAGTAACTGCTGCCCACTGTGACCGCCCGTGAGTTATCTCTCCTCTTTAAGgatgtcattttttattgttttctttctttctttctttctttctttctttcgtttctttctttctttctttttatagtAAGAAATATATTAATTGTACTGACAATCTCTCAATGATTGCTCATTCAGAGATTTGAGCTTTGTTCTTCTTGGGACCCACAATCTGAAGGATGCtaagaataaaagaagaagcattaaaaagaaatacaagCACCCATCTTTCAAGAAAGTGGGACTTGGTAATGACATCATGCTCCTTCAGGTAAGTAGTTTTTGTGGTCAAATTTATTTGCATTGAAGTTGGGTTAAAATTGATAAGATTATACAACTATCACATGTGTTTGCTGTGGCCAGCAACAGCGTCCATAACGTGCGAGACAAAatcagaaagaaatgaaagaaatgggTGAATCACATAAGACCAATACAATATTGTGCAATATTCCCTTTTTTAAGTCAGACATTTGATTTGACAAAGGAAGATAAGCACAGCTTTAAATAATAAGGTTAACAATGGATCCGTTCAATCAAATGTTCCAGTAAGCATGTCAGTGAGTAAATATGCATAATACCAAAGACCTGGAAGTGGAACTGGTGCACCTTAATGCAAAACAGCCATACCACTGACTAAAAATAGAGAGGACTATCAGTGAGCAGCTGCCCTAGATGGGCAGGCTGGACGGTTGCTTCTGAACTGCATTTACCAAATTCAGATTTTAGCACACCACAAGGTATGTATATAGTGTTTTTGGCTTAATCCATCTATGAAATTACCAGATAaggtaaatgtaaaaaagatgTCAGTGCTACTgccaaaatagaaaaaataaacttGATATCACAACTACTGAGGGTAACTACAGTATGTTAGCCTGAAATCTGGTGAAGGAAaacaattatattaaattaagattaggctactattgttttattttactttctgaTTTTCTGTCTCCAGCTGGCACAGAAAGTTCAACTGGACAACAGTGTACAAAAAATTCAACTTGCAAGATCTGGAGAGGAGATAAAGGACACTGTGCCATGTCATGTAGCTGGTTGGGGTGCCACAAAAAGTAAGGGAAGCGGCGTTGATGAGCTGAGAGAGGTGAATGTATCGATCATCAGCCTGCGATTATGTAAGGAGAAATGGCCTGGTCTTCCTGCCAATGTGATCTGTGCAGGTGGATATCCCACAGATAAAGGATTCTGTCAGGTACGTTTTCTGACATCAACTGATTTCTAGTCTTAAAATGGTATAAAAATCTTTAATTGAATAataaccaaacaaaaacaaatgatacTTCTTCTCAACAGGGTGATTCTGGTGGTCCTCTGGTGTGCAATAGGATGGCAGTTGGTGTTGTGTCTTTTAACAAGAACTCAAACTGTACCTACCCAGATGTACCCAACGTATATACAGACATATCAAAATACCTGCCCTGGATCAATGACACTGTCAAAGGCAGAAGACATTATGAGTAACAATCTTGCACAAAGCTTTGCTTAAACATAATCTTCATGCAATATGGGTGTGTCATTGTGTCTTAAATCGTTCTTTCGCAATTTTATTATTCAGTCAAAtaccaaaattaaaataaaataaaaagatacaaTGTTTAACTTGCTTTTCTAGCATAGCATTTTCTAATCAAAGTGTATAGACAGGAGGCTCCAGCAGGTTTCCAACAGACCCGGTTCTTTTAATCACAAAAACTCTGTCCATCTTTGCAATATTCAATCAGGGAAAAAAATTAGCTATGGGTTATCACTCCATGGTGTTATTCACTCATCAAATTCACTTTTACTTATTGTGAACTTCATAAACAGTGAGTAGCAAATCCAAAAGGGCTCAGAATAAGCACAATCAAGACAATAAAAGATgaagactgtaaaacagaaataaaatcatGAATGTTGTCAATAGATGAAGTAGTATTTTGCTTAAGCATGCATGTAAATAGTAGATTAGTTTAGTAGCTtaattgtcattatattgagggtcagacaacaatataacgaaatttagatagcactccctgagccttaacaacatttaagacaattaagAAACAACTTAAGacagaaatacaacattaacaatCTAGAAGAAGTAGTTTTTAAGTCTTGTAGTGTGTGACTGAATTGTCCTGTATCGCTTGCCAGAGGGAAGTAGTTGGAAGTGGTGGTAGCCAGGATGTGTTGGGTCACCAATTACATTTAAGGCCCTGCCCTGACAGCGGGCTTGGTAAATGTCCCCAATTGCAGGAAGCTGAGTCCCAGTGTATCTCAAGTTGTTTTGTCTACATTGCATTCTTTAGTGAAATatcaaaattcaaaataaaaatgcatttcagaCATCATGGTTGAATTCCTTTCTTGTGTCATTCTGATCAGAAACAAAtgatatttaaattaatatgaTGTAGCACGTTTTACTTCTGGGTGTAATTTTTTGAAAGTAGCTGTTAATCGTATTCTAATCCTCTATAGGCCATCTTTTTTGATTCAATCTTTTCTGACACTATCCCTGCTGCTTTAAGTATAAAGATGATGCTTAATATTCTGTCCATCTCTGCAAtattcaaacagaaaaacacacaaaaagttgacaaaaaaatcagtttctgTCATTAATTCAACATAAAAGGAAAAGCAAATAACCTGAGTGTATAAGACAGTACCTGACCCTTACAAGGAGAACCTGCAAACTGCAGGTTAAGAGTAATAAAATCAGGACTGTCACACTGCACTAAAGCGATGCAGCTCACAATTTTAGAAAAAATTGCACCACAGCAACGCAGCTTGATTTTGAGCAACCCCAAAAATGTTTTACCTAACCTAACGTCTCATTTGAAAATAGTTCCTAACCATAGAAACATTACCCACAAACCTGTCTGTATCTCACTATGCTGGCAGTGGTTCTGTCTCTAAAGTGACTGTAGAGACGTAGAAAGACTTAATAATGTCTAATTTATCCCAGTTTATTCACCTCACcagaatgaataaaacagaacCAACTTACACACATTTAACCAAATTCATAAGTAATATTACCCACCAGTAAAAGGTCAAATATTATATACATGGTGCACACGTCCATCTGAATATGCAAATTAGTTCACTTGGTGTGGTTAAATAATATCCACAAACAGTAAACAAGGAGAAGAAAGTTCAAACAGGTCTAGAttgaacaattttttttttgaaagtgtaATTTACTTAACATATAATATACAAATAGCAAATGAAATAAAGGAGGGAGAATAGTTTGAAGATACTGATCACATTATGTTGTTATCAGTATATTGTCATGCAATGCTGATGGACCAAAACCACAAGCAAAGATACTGCAAGCAATAGAGATATCACAATCTGCACATATTCATTTTTCcgttttacatttaaaaataaacaaacataacacacaGTATGCAAAAACTTCTGCTTCATGTTCTGACATGTCAAGGACAACTTAATGAGACTAGCAAATCATATTATTATTCTCTGGTCTAAAAATTGAGCATTGAACAATTTTCAAATAATACAATTCTACTGTTTAATAAACCATCAAGTCTGAAGTTACACATACACCATGAAGTATGCATTTATAAATCTAAGTAAGTCTTTAATAAAGGTCAACAATTTGTCATAAGCTAAAATCTACAGTTACAAATCTTTATGATGTCATTTCTGTAAGGTCATGAGTTTTTCACTTAATAATAAGAAATCACCAAAGGTTAGTGAGTCATCTGCATCTGCAAATATCAACAAGACATTAATAAAGGATTCTTTCAGTAATGCATATTGTCTTCAAttgtaaatatgaatgaattaaaGGTACATGGTCAAACAGTTCATTGCAGGGTGTCTAATGAACTATAGAGTTTGTAAAAGACACAGTAAGTGTTAAgataaacatacaaaaaaacaaaaaaacaatctgaAAATGCAACTTTTGCTGTTATTACAACTCAGTTATAAAGCATGAATACATGGGTAGATATATTAACCTTTAAGGCAATTTTTCGTACATATTTCATACACAAagaaattcaaagtgctttacataatgcaaaataatataaaaacaggaaaagtacATTATTAGAAAGTGGTAGTGTATAACCCATATCAGACTCACCTGCAATGGAAATATCAATAGAGGTAATGCCACAAGGGTTTATTGACCTTGTACACATGCCAAGATTACTGCATAGCTGCACTGACATAGACTTCTTGTTGGCAATGGTATTTGTGATGGAGACATGTCCCGTGTGTCTGGTCCTTGCAAGAACCAAAAGCAGTACAGGTTGCTCTCGATGAAACCAGGAGCATCCCACCTTTGTAACTATAGTTCCTTTCATTTTCCCTGATCAAAGCCAAATGCCACATCCTGCCCACCCAGTTTGTCTTTTAACATGAAGGGAAATTTGCTGGAAAGACTAAACTGCAAGGTATTACTCCATCCTACTCCCTGTTACTGTGAcataaaaagttgttttttcaaGTTGCATTTTTTATGTAGCTAGATAGGATGTAGCTAGATGTCAAGATAAAGTAGTTGGAAATTAGATCATACTAATCAGATTCTGCTGTTTAAAAGAAGTCTTTTTTACAGCCTTAAGACAAGTTGACTTTGCTGTTGGCATAAATAAAGCATGTTATGCACAAGATCCTGCACTTTCATGTCTTAACATGTCTCCGACAGgttaaattacataaaaccaCACTTTCTCAAGAGCAGTCTTTTTAAACCAAACATGATgtaacccaaaacaaaacaggaacatGAAATGATTCACGTAACACTTTGCAAGATTTAAATTTGAGCAACAGTATTCAGAAGTAAACCacaatttctctttttttatatttctttctttggcTGTGTAGTGTTTGTTAAGATGCGGTCACATACTGTCCGGGCCTCTTCCTCAGAACTATAGGAAGGTAAGAAGTTGGGTTTCTACGTAATAttacggaagcgtattgcattcacttgaaaaaaaaaaagaaatgtttttctgaattaaCTACATCATTTAAGGCAACAGGCACTTTCATTCCCCTTTGGGTTTGAGACACTGGGAGATACTCCTGTCTTTAAGTCACATTGATGGTATTGTCATTAGTTGGTTGGCCATTCAGATCTGCTGgacattgcaaaaaaaaaaaaattcagaaaaataggaaaaatTAGCAGGAAAATGATCTCATTAAGTCAAAAaaacataacccccccccccccccccccccccccccccaagtgAATGCAGTATGCTTCCGTATGATATAAACAACAAGTTGCTGATGGCACAATACATGTTCCGCACAAGATTCTGCTTTTTCATATCTTAACATGTCTCCGATAAAATGATAAGGATGCACAATCTTTTTTACAGTGAGCAATTGGGATATTAACTGATCTTAATGCCATTTCAtcttattaatatatttttagcaTTATACATGAACTCATAAATGAGGGAAAAGGCTGCAGAGAAGCAAGCTTTCTGATTGTGTTGTGTCTGTAATGGACTAATGTAGGAAATCTAATCTATCTAATCTTCTGTCAGTCTGACTAAAAGTTGTGCTTCAGCATGCTTTTATTACATTGTGTAGTGTAGTCAGTGTACTTCATATTGTGTGCTATGTTTAGTTTTGATATCTGGTCACCGAAGCAAAAACAGAAGCATTATCACTTCAGTTTGGGTGGAAAGCTTACTACCACTGAGGTGTAAAGTGGCAGAAAGGATTTGCAGATGTATCAGTGGGTGAATTAATACATTTGTCTTTTTCACATACCTGTGCCTCAATGCATGTGCAAACAGAATTATTCTGAGGCCGCAATACGTTAAATGACACAAAGGTACACTATGACACACATGATGTAACCCAATATGAAACAAGACAGTGACAGTTAACAATCATACTCAGGAATAGTTTTGTcagtattcacacacacacacacacacacacacacacacacacacacacacacacacacgcacacgcacacacacacacacacagacttttgCCACTTTGTTAATCATT from Scomber japonicus isolate fScoJap1 chromosome 7, fScoJap1.pri, whole genome shotgun sequence encodes:
- the LOC128361812 gene encoding serine protease 53-like, with translation MMRGLHTFLLFLLLGCLGKNTLGSEIINGKKVPDNLMLYMASVQDNRGHHACGGFLISEDFVVTAAHCDSSNPTSVVLGTHNLKKINNDTMRYSVKKCKHPSYKNAKSGNDIMLLKLSRKAQLDNRVQPVQLPPPEMKMKDKAKCRVAGWGKTKTGRSDVLQVVEVPIINLKTCKTEWDQIRVKLPDNVICAGGYDTEKGFCQGDSGGPLVCSGKAVGVVSFNMNNNCDYPNVPNIYTDVSKNLQWIKTILKKKNYYRSNSSAGKMHGLHTFLLFHALTCLAHGSEIIDGEKAKKYMYMYMASVQNNAGHVCGGFLISEEFVVTAAHCDRPDLSFVLLGTHNLKDAKNKRRSIKKKYKHPSFKKVGLGNDIMLLQLAQKVQLDNSVQKIQLARSGEEIKDTVPCHVAGWGATKSKGSGVDELREVNVSIISLRLCKEKWPGLPANVICAGGYPTDKGFCQGDSGGPLVCNRMAVGVVSFNKNSNCTYPDVPNVYTDISKYLPWINDTVKGRRHYE